ACCTGAAACAGGCCCTCAAAGATCTCGACCAGAAACTCGAAGATCTGAAAGGATATCTTTGACATAGATGCAAAAGAGATCCGGCTGCAAGAACTTGAAAGCATCATGGCCCGGAAAGATTTCTGGGATGCCCCCGAAGAGACAAAGCCCATATTGAAGGAGCGCACGGCACTGAAGGACAAGCTGGACGCCTTTCACCGGCTGTACGCCCAATTGGAAGACAATAAAATCATGCTGGACCTGGCCATGGAGGAAGCGGATGCTGCCACCATAGAGGAGGTCGGCAATGATATCGCCAAGCTGGAAAAGGAAACCAAGGACCTATCGCTCACCATTATGCTGAACGGCGATGACGATGCCAACAATGCCATCGTTTCCATCAACGCCGGGGCAGGAGGAACGGAAGCCCAGGATTGGGCGGAAATGCTGTTCAGAATGTACATTCGCTGGGTGGAACGCAAGGGGTTCAAGGTAAGCGTCATCGACTACCAGCCGGGTGACGAGGCTGGTATTAAAAGCGTCACCTTCACTGCCGCCGGCAGCTATGCCTACGGCTATCTGAAATCCGAAATCGGCGTTCACCGACTGGTGCGGATATCGCCGTTCAATGCCAGCGGGAAGCGCCACACCTCTTTTGCGTCTGTTTTTGTCTACCCCGAGTTGGACAGGGGCATCAACATCGACATAGAGGACAAGGACCTGCGCATCGACGTATACCGGGCCAGCGGTGCCGGCGGTCAGCACGTCAACAAAACCAGCAGCGCGGTGCGCATCACCCACCTGCCCACGGGAATCGTCGTCCAGTGCCAGCAGGAAAAATCCCAGCACCGCAACAAGGACATGGCCATGAAGGTGCTCAAGGCACGCATTTACCAGGCCGAAAAGCAACGGCAGGATGAAAAAATGCAGGAGATGCACGACAGCAAGGATGAGATCGCTTGGGGCAGCCAGATCCGGTCTTATGTCCTGCACCCCTACCAGATGGTGAAGGACCACCGCATTAACATGGATGTCGGCAATGTCAATGCCGTGCTGGACGGGGATATCGACCCCTTCATCGAGGGGGTGCTGCTGGCCGGCAAAGCCTGATAAAAGCGTGTGCCACGCTTTTATGGAATGCGACTGCGTTGCTTCAACCCAAACTGCTGATAAGTGTAAGGATCGAAATTTCTACAGATGCAGTCTCGTTGTATATGGGACTGCATATTTGTAACATAATGTAGAAAGAGGGATTTGACCGTCACACCTTGGTGTGCGAACGGATGGAGAAGCGCATAGCCGCAAAGCCCATCTTCATGCTCGGAAACGAACTTCTCTGAAAAAAATCAAAACCGGTGGATGAAGGAGGATTACGCCGTGGCCTATAAAATTGCCCTGATTCCCGGAGACGGTATTGGCAGGGAGGTTATTCCCGAGGGGGCCCGAACGTTAAAAGTGCTCTCCGATACATTCGGCTTTGAGGTTTCCTTTTCGGAGTTCCCCTATTCCTGCCAATACTATATCGATCACGGCGTCATGATGCCGCAGGAAGCGCTGGAAGCATTAACATCGTTTGACACTATCCTGCTGGGCGCCGTAGGCGCTCCCGGTGTTCCCGACCACGCTTCCTTGTGGGGGCTCTTGCTGCCGATCCGCAGAACCTTCCACCAGTATGTAAACTTAAGGCCTGTGCGCCTGCTTCCCGGGATCAAGACCCCGCTGGCCGGCCGCGGAAAAGAGGATATCGATTTCGTGGTCGTCCGCGAAAACAGCGAGGGGGAGTATTCGGAAATAGGAGGGCGGTTGTTCGCCGGTACGGAAAGGGAGGTCGTTGTCCAGGAGGCCCTGTTTTCAAAAACGGGGGTAGACCGCATCCTCCGCTATGCCTTCGACCTTGCGCGCCAACGGCCGGACCGGCACGTCACATCGGCGACGAAATCCAATGGCATCCGCTACACGATGCCCTTCTGGGATGAGCGCTTCGAGGCCATTGCAAAAGAATACCGGGACATCCGCACCGACCAGTACCACATCGACATCCTCACCGCTAATTTCGTGATGCACCCCGACTGGTTCGACGTGGTCGTAGGCAGCAACCTCTTCGGTGATATCCTATCCGACCTGGGGCCGGCCGTGGCCGGCGGCATCGGCATTGCGCCGTCCGCAAATTTGAATCCGGAACGGCAATATCCCTCTATGTTTGAACCCGTCCACGGCTCCGCTCCGGACATTGCAGGCAAGGGCGTCGCCAACCCGATCGCGACCCTCTGGAGCGTGCAGATGATGCTTGATTTTTTAGGCGAGAATAAGGCTGCGGATGAATTGATGAAAGC
This genomic stretch from Deltaproteobacteria bacterium harbors:
- the prfB gene encoding peptide chain release factor 2 (programmed frameshift), with protein sequence MSVDLKQALKDLDQKLEDLKGYLDIDAKEIRLQELESIMARKDFWDAPEETKPILKERTALKDKLDAFHRLYAQLEDNKIMLDLAMEEADAATIEEVGNDIAKLEKETKDLSLTIMLNGDDDANNAIVSINAGAGGTEAQDWAEMLFRMYIRWVERKGFKVSVIDYQPGDEAGIKSVTFTAAGSYAYGYLKSEIGVHRLVRISPFNASGKRHTSFASVFVYPELDRGINIDIEDKDLRIDVYRASGAGGQHVNKTSSAVRITHLPTGIVVQCQQEKSQHRNKDMAMKVLKARIYQAEKQRQDEKMQEMHDSKDEIAWGSQIRSYVLHPYQMVKDHRINMDVGNVNAVLDGDIDPFIEGVLLAGKA
- a CDS encoding tartrate dehydrogenase, which translates into the protein MKEDYAVAYKIALIPGDGIGREVIPEGARTLKVLSDTFGFEVSFSEFPYSCQYYIDHGVMMPQEALEALTSFDTILLGAVGAPGVPDHASLWGLLLPIRRTFHQYVNLRPVRLLPGIKTPLAGRGKEDIDFVVVRENSEGEYSEIGGRLFAGTEREVVVQEALFSKTGVDRILRYAFDLARQRPDRHVTSATKSNGIRYTMPFWDERFEAIAKEYRDIRTDQYHIDILTANFVMHPDWFDVVVGSNLFGDILSDLGPAVAGGIGIAPSANLNPERQYPSMFEPVHGSAPDIAGKGVANPIATLWSVQMMLDFLGENKAADELMKAIEAVTSSGFLTPDLGGCATTVEFTDRVINRIEGQK